The stretch of DNA CGAAGGCGGAGACGGCGCCGAACATGCTGCCCATGATGCGCACGCCGAAATATTCGCGCACCAGCACGGCGTAGAGCGGCATCACGCCGCCATAGGCGAGGCCGAACACCACCGACAGCGCGTAGAACTCGCCGAGCTGGCCGACCGCGAGAAAAGTCGCGATCGACAGCGCCTGCACGAACAGGCCGCCGACCAGAACGTGCTTGGCGCCGAAGCGATCGGCCAATACGCCGAGCAGCAGCCGGCCGCCGAGGCCGGAGAAGCCGGCAAGGCTGTAGACGGTGACCGCGGTCAAGGGCGCGATGCCGCAGATCATGGCGTAGCTCACCAGGTGGAAGATCGGCCCGGAATGCGCGGCGCAGCAGGCGAAATGCGCGCCTGCAAGGATGATGAATTGTGGCGTTCGCAGCGCCTGCGCGACGGTCCACTGCCCGTCAGGCGCGTCGGTTCCATTTGCGGCAGCAGGCGTCGAGGGCGCTGGCGGCTGTCGCACCAGCAGAGAGGCCGGAATCAACAGCGCCATCGCGACGATGCCGATCACCAGCATCGCCGTGCGCCAGTCATAGGCCGTGATCAGCCAGCTTGCGAATGGGGCCACCGTCAGCGGCGATACACCCATGCCGGCCGACACCAGCGCAACCGCGAGGCTGCGGCGGTGCTCGATCCAGGCGCTCGCCGCTGCCACCATCGGCGCGTAGAAACTGCCGGCCGAAATCCCAATCAAGACGCCGAACGCCAACTGGAACTGCCACAGGCTGGTGGCCTGGCTTGCCCCGATCAGGCCTGCGCCAAGCAGCAGCGTGCCCGACAGCACCACGATCCGGGTGCCGAAACGGTCCGACAGCGCGCCCCAGAAAAATGCAGCCACTCCCATGGCGAGAAAGTCGATGGTGGCCGCCGCCGACACGCCGCTCCGCGACCAGCCCATCGCCTCCGAGATCGGCTGCAGGAACACGGCCAGCGACAGCATCGATCCGAACGCGACGCAGGTCATCAGCGCGCCCACAGCCACCACGACCCAGCCGTAGGAAAACCCGGAGGACTTGCTCATGCGTTTC from Bradyrhizobium sp. AZCC 1693 encodes:
- a CDS encoding MFS transporter — encoded protein: MSKSSGFSYGWVVVAVGALMTCVAFGSMLSLAVFLQPISEAMGWSRSGVSAAATIDFLAMGVAAFFWGALSDRFGTRIVVLSGTLLLGAGLIGASQATSLWQFQLAFGVLIGISAGSFYAPMVAAASAWIEHRRSLAVALVSAGMGVSPLTVAPFASWLITAYDWRTAMLVIGIVAMALLIPASLLVRQPPAPSTPAAANGTDAPDGQWTVAQALRTPQFIILAGAHFACCAAHSGPIFHLVSYAMICGIAPLTAVTVYSLAGFSGLGGRLLLGVLADRFGAKHVLVGGLFVQALSIATFLAVGQLGEFYALSVVFGLAYGGVMPLYAVLVREYFGVRIMGSMFGAVSAFASLGMALGPLAGGWVFDTFHAYSWLYVGSFAIGIAAVAVALSFPSARRPSQPSLDLGRATA